The Mycolicibacterium mageritense genome contains a region encoding:
- a CDS encoding cytochrome P450, which translates to MTVASTPQAREYSPFDITSHEFWSQPFDVRDETFAQLRATDGLTWHRPLPTLFDISEPGFWALTRRADLQFASQHPELFTSTLGVALDPMPADVQRFASFFLTMDPPEHTTYRKLISSAFTPRNVRRIEEQIHANAVAVVDDLVGAGDIDFVHDCAARLPMVTILDMLGVPSADQPALARAAEKLFSMSDDEYSSIEERAADTINEIMLLSGTGVELAKFRRANPGDDLMTSIVDAEVDGHRLTDDEIGAFLILLASAGNDTTKQTTTHAMLALAANPEQKDWLMADFENRIGLAVEEFVRWSTPVLQFARFATEDVEVAGQRINAGDKVGLFYCSANRDESVFTEPQRFDLSRSPNPHVGFGAGGPHFCLGNQLAKTELRNLFRELLTRLKTVEFGEPELLYSSFVHGIKRVPAFVR; encoded by the coding sequence GTGACAGTTGCCAGTACGCCGCAGGCACGCGAATACAGCCCGTTCGACATCACGTCGCACGAGTTCTGGAGTCAACCGTTCGACGTGCGCGACGAGACTTTCGCACAGCTGCGCGCGACGGACGGCCTGACCTGGCACCGGCCGCTGCCGACGCTGTTCGACATCTCCGAGCCCGGGTTCTGGGCGCTGACCCGGCGCGCCGACCTCCAGTTCGCGAGCCAGCATCCCGAGCTGTTCACCTCGACCCTCGGAGTGGCGCTCGACCCGATGCCCGCCGATGTGCAGCGCTTCGCATCGTTCTTCCTCACGATGGACCCACCCGAGCACACCACCTATCGCAAGCTGATCAGTTCGGCGTTTACGCCGCGCAACGTGCGCAGGATCGAGGAGCAGATCCATGCCAACGCCGTGGCGGTGGTCGACGACCTCGTCGGTGCGGGCGACATCGACTTCGTACACGACTGCGCGGCCCGGCTGCCGATGGTCACCATCCTCGACATGCTCGGCGTGCCGAGCGCCGATCAGCCTGCACTCGCGAGGGCCGCCGAAAAGCTGTTCAGCATGAGCGACGACGAGTATTCGAGCATCGAAGAACGCGCGGCCGACACCATCAACGAGATCATGCTCCTGTCCGGTACCGGGGTGGAGCTGGCCAAGTTCCGCCGCGCCAATCCCGGTGACGACCTCATGACGAGCATCGTCGATGCCGAGGTGGACGGGCACCGGCTGACCGACGACGAGATCGGGGCGTTCCTGATCCTGCTCGCCTCCGCGGGTAATGACACCACCAAGCAGACCACCACGCACGCGATGCTGGCGTTGGCCGCGAATCCGGAGCAAAAGGATTGGCTCATGGCGGATTTCGAAAACCGTATCGGGCTGGCCGTCGAGGAGTTCGTCCGGTGGTCGACGCCGGTGCTGCAGTTCGCCCGGTTCGCCACCGAGGACGTCGAGGTCGCGGGCCAGCGGATCAACGCGGGCGACAAGGTGGGGTTGTTCTACTGCTCGGCCAACCGTGACGAGTCGGTGTTCACCGAACCGCAGCGATTCGATCTGAGCCGTTCGCCGAACCCGCACGTGGGGTTCGGCGCGGGCGGTCCGCACTTCTGCCTCGGCAACCAACTGGCCAAGACCGAACTGCGAAACCTGTTCCGTGAGTTACTGACCCGGCTCAAGACCGTCGAGTTCGGCGAGCCCGAGCTGCTCTACAGCAGCTTCGTGCACGGCATCAAGCGCGTGCCCGCGTTTGTGCGGTAG
- a CDS encoding thioesterase family protein produces MSDSYYELIDTDRHGARFRATDLVRGTWSAAIQHAAPVSALLVRALELCEPRSDTRLSRVAVDLMGAVPSEGDLWVRAQLDRPGKQIELVSAEMLAPGPDRAPRVVARASGWRMLTLDTAPLRHAAAPPLPPLERARSRDMAKNWEPNYVHSIDWRWLTVPQAPGPGESWLKPMVDLVKGEAMTPLQRLFTVADDANGIGSKIDIREWTFLNTDLVVHVHRVPDGDWIGIRADTSYGPDGIGTTVGTLFDQTGAVGAIQQSVLVRPRRPPSPRNCIPGR; encoded by the coding sequence ATGTCGGACTCCTACTACGAGCTGATCGACACCGATCGGCACGGCGCGAGATTTCGCGCAACGGACCTGGTGCGCGGCACCTGGTCGGCAGCCATTCAGCACGCGGCCCCCGTCTCGGCGTTGCTGGTCCGCGCGCTCGAGCTCTGTGAGCCACGCAGCGACACCCGGTTGAGCCGCGTCGCGGTCGATCTGATGGGCGCCGTGCCGTCCGAGGGGGATCTGTGGGTGCGCGCCCAGCTGGACCGGCCGGGCAAGCAGATCGAGTTGGTGAGCGCCGAGATGCTCGCGCCGGGACCGGACCGCGCACCGCGAGTCGTGGCCCGCGCGAGCGGCTGGCGCATGCTGACGCTGGACACCGCGCCGTTGCGGCACGCGGCCGCGCCGCCGCTGCCGCCGTTGGAGCGGGCCCGCAGTCGCGACATGGCCAAGAACTGGGAGCCCAACTACGTGCACAGCATCGACTGGCGGTGGCTCACGGTGCCGCAGGCGCCCGGGCCGGGCGAGTCGTGGCTCAAGCCCATGGTCGACCTGGTCAAGGGTGAAGCGATGACGCCGTTGCAGCGCCTGTTCACCGTCGCCGATGACGCCAACGGCATCGGCTCCAAGATCGACATCCGCGAATGGACGTTCCTCAACACCGATCTCGTGGTGCACGTGCATCGCGTGCCCGACGGCGACTGGATCGGCATCCGGGCCGACACCAGCTACGGCCCGGACGGCATCGGCACCACGGTGGGAACCCTGTTCGACCAGACCGGCGCCGTGGGCGCGATCCAGCAGTCGGTTTTGGTGCGCCCACGCCGCCCACCTTCTCCGCGGAACTGCATTCCCGGTCGCTGA
- a CDS encoding SMP-30/gluconolactonase/LRE family protein yields MTVGAELVRTTELANGFCFGEGPRWFEGLLWFSDMLGEAVHTVTLGGAITTLSVPGHAPSGLGFRPDGTLLIVSTERRQVLRYDGDTVDVLADVSALVPAALGDLVIDGHGRAYVGSQARSGGVIVRIDPDGTARVVAEHLDFPNGMAITPDGTALIVAESTGRRLSAFAVGADGDLSDRRVFAEGLDGPPDGIAIDAEGGVWTALTLAHRFQRIVDGGAVTDRVDVGDRTAIACALGGPEGRTLFLVTTADAYPQRLVGTKSSRIEALMVDVAAPGDHVHHH; encoded by the coding sequence ATGACGGTCGGGGCCGAACTGGTGCGGACAACCGAACTGGCCAACGGATTCTGTTTCGGTGAGGGGCCACGCTGGTTCGAAGGGCTGCTGTGGTTCTCGGACATGCTCGGCGAGGCCGTGCACACCGTGACCCTCGGCGGCGCCATTACGACGCTGAGCGTGCCGGGACATGCCCCCTCCGGCTTGGGTTTTCGGCCCGACGGCACGCTGCTGATCGTCTCGACGGAACGCCGCCAGGTGCTGCGCTACGACGGTGACACCGTGGATGTGCTGGCCGACGTGAGTGCACTGGTGCCCGCGGCGCTCGGCGACCTGGTGATCGACGGGCACGGCCGCGCCTACGTGGGCTCGCAGGCTCGCTCGGGCGGGGTGATCGTGCGGATCGATCCCGACGGCACCGCGCGCGTGGTCGCCGAACACCTCGACTTCCCCAACGGCATGGCCATCACACCGGACGGCACGGCGCTGATCGTCGCCGAATCGACCGGGCGTCGCCTCAGCGCGTTCGCCGTCGGCGCCGACGGCGATCTGTCCGACCGTCGGGTGTTCGCCGAAGGGCTCGACGGCCCGCCCGACGGTATCGCGATCGATGCCGAGGGCGGGGTCTGGACCGCGCTGACGCTCGCGCATCGCTTCCAGCGCATCGTGGATGGTGGAGCCGTGACCGACCGGGTCGACGTCGGTGACCGCACTGCGATCGCGTGCGCGCTCGGCGGCCCGGAAGGCCGCACCCTGTTCCTGGTCACCACGGCCGATGCGTATCCGCAGCGGCTCGTGGGGACCAAGTCGTCTCGCATCGAGGCGCTCATGGTGGATGTGGCCGCACCCGGTGACCACGTCCATCACCACTGA
- a CDS encoding cytochrome P450: MKQPVLQDFTYDPFDPDVMADPLPYYRILRDRHPVYHIDKWDTYALSRFDDIWNVLGVNDGTFVASEGTLPAANVLARRNDGPVPDPPLHPMPFHANFDSPIYENVRRCTSAQFRPRSVTRLADRIRTLANERLDELLPRGRFDLTQDYGGIVAATMVCEFVGLPAALAPEVLATVNAGSLAQPGEGVEVGNARPGYLSYLTPIVERRRAEGADGSVPIADSLISYRLPDGSAFGDMEAAVQMLGVFIGGTETVPKITATGLWQLLRHPDQLAAVRSDLEGNVPTAREEIIRHSAPAQWFARTVRRPFTIHGTTINPGQRVITLLASAARDEREYDNPDDFIWNRPIERLLSFGRGQHFCLGVHVARLEITIMIQEWLKRVPDYHVDETAASRPPSSFQWGWNNLPVEV; encoded by the coding sequence ATGAAACAGCCAGTCCTGCAGGACTTCACCTATGATCCGTTCGACCCGGACGTGATGGCAGATCCGCTGCCGTACTACCGCATCCTGCGCGACCGACACCCGGTCTATCACATCGACAAATGGGACACCTATGCGCTGTCCCGGTTCGACGACATCTGGAACGTACTCGGGGTCAACGACGGAACGTTCGTGGCGTCGGAGGGCACGCTGCCGGCCGCGAATGTCCTCGCTCGTCGTAACGACGGCCCGGTGCCCGATCCGCCGCTGCACCCCATGCCGTTTCACGCCAATTTCGATTCGCCGATCTACGAGAACGTCCGCCGGTGCACGTCGGCGCAGTTTCGCCCCCGGTCCGTGACCAGACTGGCGGACCGGATCCGCACGCTGGCCAACGAACGCCTCGACGAGTTGCTGCCGCGAGGCCGATTCGACCTGACGCAGGATTACGGGGGCATCGTGGCAGCGACGATGGTGTGCGAATTCGTCGGGCTCCCAGCCGCTCTGGCTCCCGAGGTGCTCGCGACCGTGAACGCGGGAAGTCTCGCGCAGCCCGGCGAAGGTGTGGAGGTCGGCAACGCCCGCCCAGGGTACCTGTCATATCTCACCCCGATCGTCGAACGCAGGCGGGCCGAAGGTGCCGACGGCAGCGTGCCGATCGCCGACAGCCTGATCTCATACCGGCTGCCCGACGGTTCGGCGTTCGGCGACATGGAAGCCGCCGTGCAGATGCTGGGGGTGTTCATCGGCGGCACCGAGACGGTCCCGAAGATCACCGCGACCGGGCTCTGGCAACTGCTCCGCCATCCAGACCAGTTGGCCGCGGTACGTTCCGATCTCGAAGGCAACGTGCCGACCGCCCGGGAAGAGATCATCCGGCACAGCGCGCCCGCGCAGTGGTTCGCCCGAACGGTGCGGCGGCCCTTCACCATTCACGGCACCACCATCAACCCCGGGCAACGCGTCATCACGCTGTTGGCGTCGGCGGCCCGTGACGAGCGGGAGTACGACAACCCTGACGATTTCATCTGGAACCGGCCGATCGAGCGGCTGCTGTCGTTCGGCCGCGGGCAGCACTTCTGCCTCGGCGTGCACGTGGCGCGGCTGGAGATCACGATCATGATCCAGGAGTGGCTCAAGCGCGTGCCGGACTACCATGTCGACGAAACCGCCGCGTCCCGGCCGCCGTCGAGCTTTCAATGGGGCTGGAACAACCTTCCCGTGGAGGTGTGA
- a CDS encoding zinc-binding dehydrogenase, which produces MWCYRLVAPFTFERTDVAEPSPESLCDGQVLLKFEAAGICGSDLPGFRGAQGKLPGDTGSRAAEMNGFPIHEIAGEVLASRHPGHLPGARVVGWASGFDGLMARVVADGNGLAPYDSQLSPQSAVGLQPLACVLYAVEQLPGLAGRHVAVLGQGSIGLLFSYVAKALGAAKITGVDPVDRAQIGPRFGVDDVVRATSDRWVRHLDPRDKPDVVIEAVGHQVATLNHALEAAAFGGTVFYFGVPDDDSYPISMRTMLRKNLTLKSGVTLDRRRMLHSADEFARAHPDLLPAYITHTFGIDDVQAAFELACLPTPGRVKIAITA; this is translated from the coding sequence GTGTGGTGTTACCGCCTGGTCGCGCCGTTCACGTTCGAACGCACCGACGTCGCGGAGCCCTCGCCGGAGTCACTGTGCGACGGGCAGGTGCTCCTGAAGTTCGAGGCCGCCGGGATCTGCGGCAGCGATCTGCCCGGATTCCGTGGTGCTCAAGGAAAACTCCCCGGCGACACCGGGTCTCGCGCCGCCGAGATGAACGGCTTCCCGATCCACGAGATCGCCGGCGAGGTGCTCGCGAGTCGCCATCCCGGTCACCTGCCGGGAGCCCGCGTGGTGGGTTGGGCCTCGGGCTTCGACGGTCTGATGGCCCGCGTGGTCGCAGACGGGAACGGCCTGGCTCCCTACGACTCGCAGCTGTCCCCGCAGTCAGCCGTCGGCCTGCAGCCGCTCGCGTGCGTGCTGTACGCCGTCGAGCAGCTCCCTGGACTTGCCGGGCGTCACGTCGCGGTGCTCGGGCAGGGCTCGATCGGCCTGCTGTTCTCCTATGTGGCAAAGGCTCTCGGTGCCGCCAAGATCACCGGCGTCGACCCGGTGGACCGCGCTCAGATCGGCCCGCGGTTCGGCGTCGACGACGTGGTCCGGGCTACCAGCGACCGGTGGGTTCGGCACCTCGACCCCCGCGACAAACCCGACGTCGTGATCGAGGCCGTCGGGCATCAGGTCGCAACCCTCAACCACGCGCTGGAGGCCGCGGCATTCGGCGGCACGGTCTTCTACTTCGGCGTGCCGGACGACGACAGCTATCCGATCAGCATGCGCACCATGCTGCGCAAGAACCTGACGCTGAAATCCGGCGTGACACTGGACCGCCGGCGGATGCTGCACAGTGCCGACGAGTTCGCCCGCGCGCATCCCGACCTCCTGCCTGCCTACATCACGCACACCTTCGGAATCGACGATGTGCAGGCCGCGTTCGAGTTGGCGTGCCTGCCGACGCCGGGCCGGGTCAAGATCGCGATCACCGCATGA
- a CDS encoding HpcH/HpaI aldolase family protein gives MNPSRLQAVLGRREPMWGGWVVGPTMLGPEEFAAAGYDYVGFDVQHGYLDDADVALLLRRVEHVPIATVVRLPSADPAPIGRVLDAGADAVIIAMVESAEHAAQAVAATRYAPGGVRSFGPLRASLGLDTTALEARVSVFVMIETARGLGAVDDICAVPGLTGVYVGPADLAISMGFRPADAWTQPDVGGAMAAIQSTATSAGLVTGIHAGTGKLGKAAAAQGYRMITLTSESQALRRGAAGHLHDATGQAEDRQGGYH, from the coding sequence ATGAACCCCAGCAGGCTGCAGGCAGTACTCGGCCGGCGCGAGCCGATGTGGGGCGGCTGGGTGGTGGGCCCGACCATGCTCGGACCCGAGGAGTTCGCGGCGGCGGGATACGACTATGTCGGATTCGACGTCCAGCACGGCTATCTCGACGACGCCGACGTGGCGCTGTTGTTGCGCCGGGTCGAGCATGTGCCGATCGCGACCGTGGTTCGGCTGCCGTCGGCTGATCCGGCACCGATCGGCCGGGTGCTCGACGCCGGCGCCGACGCCGTGATCATCGCGATGGTGGAATCGGCCGAGCACGCCGCACAAGCGGTCGCTGCCACCAGGTACGCGCCCGGCGGGGTTCGCAGCTTCGGCCCGTTACGCGCGAGCCTGGGACTCGACACCACGGCGCTCGAGGCCCGCGTGTCGGTCTTCGTGATGATCGAGACCGCACGTGGACTCGGCGCCGTCGACGACATCTGCGCGGTTCCGGGATTGACCGGGGTGTACGTCGGACCTGCCGATCTGGCCATCTCGATGGGATTTCGGCCTGCCGACGCCTGGACGCAGCCTGACGTCGGCGGGGCCATGGCGGCGATTCAATCCACTGCCACATCAGCGGGCCTCGTCACCGGGATTCACGCCGGTACCGGAAAACTCGGAAAGGCAGCGGCCGCACAGGGTTACCGCATGATCACGCTGACCTCCGAATCTCAGGCGTTGCGCCGTGGCGCGGCCGGGCATCTGCACGACGCGACCGGCCAGGCCGAGGACCGACAAGGGGGATACCACTGA
- a CDS encoding SDR family NAD(P)-dependent oxidoreductase: protein MALVTGAARGQGAAIVRRLVADGFRVAAADLLVDELRSSTAEYDDAVIAVALDVTSPDQWQAAVATTVERFGSLRTLVNNAGVLHRAPIAVETPDGFENSWRVNCLGPFLGIRAALESLRRVDGAAIVNTCSTGAIRAFPDHAAYGSAKWALRGLTQVAAAELGPAGIRVNAVFPGPVETPMLDPATQRRLAARAVTGRLGKATEIADAVAFLVSDHASFITGSELVVDGGQCLQIG from the coding sequence GTGGCACTGGTGACCGGTGCGGCACGCGGCCAGGGCGCGGCAATCGTGCGCCGGCTGGTGGCCGACGGCTTCCGGGTGGCCGCCGCGGATCTGCTGGTCGACGAGTTACGGTCGAGCACAGCAGAATACGACGACGCCGTGATCGCCGTCGCGCTAGATGTCACGTCCCCCGATCAATGGCAAGCCGCCGTGGCGACGACGGTGGAGAGGTTCGGGTCGCTACGCACCCTGGTCAACAACGCCGGCGTGCTGCACCGGGCTCCGATCGCCGTCGAGACGCCGGACGGTTTCGAAAACAGTTGGCGCGTCAACTGCCTCGGCCCGTTCCTCGGAATCCGCGCGGCCCTCGAATCGCTGCGCCGCGTCGACGGCGCCGCCATCGTCAACACGTGCAGCACCGGTGCCATCCGGGCGTTTCCCGACCACGCCGCGTACGGGTCGGCCAAGTGGGCGCTGCGAGGTCTCACGCAGGTCGCCGCGGCCGAGCTGGGCCCGGCGGGGATCCGGGTCAACGCGGTGTTTCCCGGCCCGGTCGAGACGCCGATGCTCGACCCCGCCACCCAGCGCCGGCTCGCGGCCAGGGCCGTGACCGGGCGGCTCGGGAAGGCCACCGAGATCGCCGATGCGGTCGCGTTCCTGGTGTCCGACCACGCGTCGTTCATCACGGGATCCGAACTGGTCGTCGACGGCGGGCAATGCCTGCAGATCGGATGA
- a CDS encoding flavin-containing monooxygenase translates to MPADRMSMPTSIGIIGAGPGGLALGIFLKKAGFADFTIFDREDGVGGTWRINTYPGLACDVKSHLYSYSFDLNAEWSRLWSGQPEILAYFERCARRHQLAPHLKLNTEVVAAQWDSDHWCLKTKAGEEYRFDVVVSAVGLFTRPVLPNLVEEEPFTGTVMHSARWDHSVDFDGARVAVLGTGSTASQVVPELARVAGHVYSVQRSPTWILPKPDRAYTERERWLFAHVPLAKKIYRARLWLRSEANIAVIENGSEKTQHFRAIAMRLLESTVTDPELRNRLTPDHPLGCKRLVFSSDFIPTLTRPNVEVVSSPARALRARSLVTDDGRELDVDVVVCATGYAAADYLGEIDVVGEDGISLRDTWNDGAYAYLGMAVPGFPNFFMLYGPNTNVGSNSVIFILEAQARYIVRALKHLRRKKKSYVAVRPDVMAAFLSDIDRWMQGTVWLTRCSSYFRAPNGRVVTQWPRSARAFWTMTRRFRPRAYVFDPPAVRAGAPAGATSGRSDG, encoded by the coding sequence ATGCCTGCAGATCGGATGAGCATGCCCACGTCCATCGGGATCATCGGCGCCGGCCCGGGCGGGCTCGCGCTGGGAATCTTCTTGAAGAAAGCCGGTTTCGCCGACTTCACCATTTTCGACCGCGAGGACGGCGTCGGCGGAACGTGGCGGATCAACACCTATCCGGGTTTGGCGTGCGACGTGAAATCACATCTGTATTCGTACTCGTTCGATCTCAACGCCGAATGGTCGCGACTGTGGTCGGGGCAGCCGGAGATCCTGGCGTACTTCGAGCGCTGCGCACGGCGACACCAACTGGCCCCGCATCTCAAGCTCAACACCGAGGTGGTTGCCGCGCAGTGGGATTCCGATCACTGGTGCCTGAAGACCAAGGCGGGCGAGGAATACCGGTTCGATGTGGTGGTTTCGGCGGTGGGGTTGTTCACCCGGCCCGTGCTGCCCAACCTGGTCGAGGAGGAGCCGTTCACCGGCACTGTGATGCATTCCGCGCGGTGGGACCATTCGGTCGATTTCGACGGTGCGCGGGTGGCCGTGCTCGGCACCGGGTCGACCGCATCACAGGTCGTACCCGAATTGGCCAGGGTGGCCGGGCACGTGTACTCGGTGCAGCGCTCGCCGACGTGGATCCTGCCGAAACCGGACCGCGCGTACACCGAGCGGGAGCGCTGGCTCTTCGCCCATGTGCCACTGGCCAAGAAGATCTACCGGGCCAGGCTGTGGCTGCGCAGCGAGGCGAACATCGCCGTCATCGAGAACGGCAGCGAAAAGACGCAGCACTTCCGGGCGATCGCCATGAGGCTGCTCGAATCAACGGTCACCGATCCGGAATTGCGCAACCGCCTGACGCCGGATCATCCGTTGGGTTGCAAGCGGTTGGTGTTCTCGTCGGACTTCATCCCGACGCTGACCCGCCCCAACGTCGAGGTGGTCTCCAGCCCGGCGCGGGCGTTGCGGGCCCGGTCGTTGGTGACCGACGACGGGCGCGAACTCGATGTGGACGTGGTGGTGTGCGCGACGGGTTACGCCGCAGCCGACTATCTGGGCGAGATCGACGTGGTGGGGGAGGACGGAATCTCGTTGCGCGACACCTGGAATGACGGCGCATACGCCTATCTGGGGATGGCGGTGCCGGGCTTTCCGAACTTCTTCATGCTCTACGGGCCGAACACCAATGTGGGGTCCAACAGCGTCATCTTCATCCTGGAAGCGCAGGCCCGGTACATCGTGCGGGCGCTGAAGCACCTGCGCCGCAAAAAGAAGTCGTACGTGGCGGTGCGGCCCGATGTGATGGCCGCGTTCCTCAGCGACATCGACAGGTGGATGCAGGGCACGGTGTGGCTCACGCGCTGCAGCAGTTACTTTCGGGCGCCGAACGGCCGGGTCGTCACGCAATGGCCACGCAGCGCACGGGCATTCTGGACGATGACACGCCGTTTCCGGCCCCGCGCCTACGTTTTCGACCCGCCCGCGGTACGCGCAGGCGCACCGGCGGGCGCCACGTCCGGTCGCAGCGACGGTTAG
- a CDS encoding alpha/beta hydrolase has protein sequence MGWLDRLDPALRHLAEARTDLSPAALGAVRAGLNRRRRNAARILDTPGVDISGGSVSLGRRTVAIRLFRGGPAPAPAVVYCHSGAFVLGNLDTDQLQCVELARQGGCVVIAMDYRLAPEHPFPAALDDALLVLRWVATRSDELGVDPTRIAVAGSSAGGALAALMAQRSASGQAPRVVLQLLHQPVLDDRPTVSKHRFADTPGIDGPAVTAMWQHYVAGREVPEAVPARAADLTAVAPAVITCSELDPLRDEALDYARRLLAADVPTELHVFPGTCHGFDSLLPEWEISRQLFALQGAALRRALY, from the coding sequence ATGGGTTGGCTCGATCGGCTCGATCCCGCGTTGCGGCACCTTGCCGAGGCGCGGACGGATCTCTCGCCCGCTGCACTGGGCGCAGTACGCGCGGGCCTGAACCGGCGGCGCCGGAACGCGGCGCGGATTCTCGACACCCCGGGTGTCGACATCTCCGGCGGCAGCGTCTCGCTCGGCCGGCGCACCGTCGCGATACGCCTCTTCCGCGGCGGTCCCGCACCGGCACCCGCGGTCGTCTACTGCCATTCCGGCGCGTTCGTCCTCGGCAACCTCGACACCGATCAGCTGCAGTGTGTGGAACTGGCCCGGCAAGGCGGGTGCGTCGTGATCGCGATGGACTACCGGTTGGCCCCGGAGCACCCCTTTCCCGCCGCGCTCGACGACGCGTTGCTGGTGCTGAGGTGGGTGGCTACCCGCTCGGACGAACTCGGAGTCGACCCGACGCGCATCGCGGTGGCAGGCAGCAGCGCAGGCGGGGCGTTGGCGGCCTTGATGGCCCAGCGGTCGGCCTCCGGGCAGGCACCACGAGTGGTGCTCCAGCTGTTGCACCAGCCGGTGCTCGACGACCGGCCGACCGTTTCCAAGCACCGGTTCGCCGACACGCCCGGCATCGACGGCCCGGCGGTCACGGCCATGTGGCAGCACTATGTCGCGGGCCGCGAGGTGCCCGAAGCCGTCCCGGCGCGCGCGGCCGATCTCACCGCAGTGGCACCGGCCGTGATCACGTGCTCGGAGCTGGATCCGCTGCGCGACGAGGCCCTGGATTACGCCCGCCGCCTCCTGGCGGCCGACGTGCCCACCGAGCTTCATGTTTTCCCGGGCACGTGCCACGGATTCGATTCGCTGCTGCCCGAGTGGGAGATCAGCCGACAGCTGTTTGCCCTGCAAGGAGCCGCGTTGCGGCGCGCCCTGTATTGA